A stretch of DNA from Malus sylvestris chromosome 9, drMalSylv7.2, whole genome shotgun sequence:
tgaTGATTGCATTTTCATCTTCTCCGGATTCAAGCAGTACCGGAGCTTCCCCATATATCAGACTGGTTTCAGGTTTTAAAATATCTATAGATAGAGGGAAAAAACGATAAAGTAGTTCGACAATGCTCTGTGATAATTTCAGAACGCCAGCATGCGTACGGAAGTTCTGAGTCAAGTGAAATATTTCTGAGATTtgccctttttcttttctttcctgaTGCTTATTGCCTCTTGATTCCAATACAAACTTCTTGTAGAACAGATGTCGTATATCTTGGAACCGAAAATCAATTCCCCTGGCAATGGTCTGTGCCGTATCACcagaaaaaacaaaaccgtcTTCGACATTGTTGCACATATGCTTGAACAAAGCAATTTGGCTCATGGTGAGATCTTGAACTTCATCAATATAGACAAAATCCATTTGATCACCCACACATTTTTCGTGCCTGATCCGACGGTGTAGATCAATGACAAAATCAGCCAAATCAAATTCACGACTTTCCAGCTTCATTTTTTCGTAAGCCTGAAATATGTCGTAGATTACTTCTCTCTTTTGCTTGCTTAAATTGGAAACCCTGCCCTCTGACAGTTCAACATAATCCTCCCTCCCGAGTCGGCCATCACCTGCTTCTATGGCTCCTAAACCACCTTTAATATGAGATATAATCTCCGTAAAGACTCTTGAAGCATCAAGCTGCTTTGTTAACTGCATATTAAAATGGGGCCAGTAAGATGAACTGAACCTCTCATAATTAACCTCCTTTGTCCTGATGAAGGTCTGCAATGCAACTGATCTTGAGCTTCTCAATTGACCGTGAGTGAGTGTTGTTGGATCGAGGAATCTTTCAAAGTATGAGTTAGTCAGTGTTCCATCAAGCATCATCAAGAACTTATGAAATGTTATTACAAGAGGGTAAGAATCGGGAGGAATATCCTGAAATGAATCCTTGATATCCTTGAATTGAAATTCCTCCTCATCAAAATCAGCCATATCAATCAAAACTTTCTCGGTCGAATCACTTCCACCACATGCAAATCTGTAGACATACAAAAGTTAGTAACTTAAGGTGGCTGATGTGATGTTTGAAATTTACAAAACATTTCAAGTAACGAATCAAGAACAAGAAAGAAATTTTTGTTTGAGAGAAGGAAATCAAGATTCCAAATAAACCAAAGCAGAAATTTCTTCCGAACATTGTATATGCAATCCACAGAgtaaactatgaataatgaattGATGATgcttcaagaatcaagaataATGAGGTCACATGATTGACTTATAATGATCtacaaagaatgtctcttgggaccctatcctgtatagtctttgctccttcatacatatcctgtatagcttggatatatgctactcgtactcctttcttctctaaaatcctccaaagaatgtctcttgggaccctatcatacgctttttccaaatctataaagaccatgtgtaaatcctttttcccatctctatatctttccatcaatcttcgtaagagatagattgcctccatggttgagcgccctgacatgaacccgaattggttgtccgaaacccgtgtctcttgcctcaatctatgctcaatgactctctcccagagcttcattgtatgacccattagcttaatacccctatagttcatgcaattttgtacatcgcccttattcttgtagataggcaccaaagtgctcattcgccactcatttggcatcttcttcgttttcaaaatcctattgaaaaggtcagtgagccatgttatacctgtctctcccaaaactttccacacttcaattggtatattgtctgggcctactgcttttctatgtttcatcttcttcaaagctacaaccacttcttccttccggattctacgataaaaagagtagtttctacactcttctgagtttctcaactcccctaaagaagcactcctttcatgtccttcattgaaaagattatgaaaataacttttccatctgtctttaaccgcgttctctgtagcaagaacctttccatcctcatccttgatgcacctcacttggtttaggtcccttgtcttcttttcccttgctctagctagtttatagatatccaactctccttctttggtatctagtcgcttacatatcgtcataagccactaacttagcttctctcacagctttcttcgcctcttgcttcgcttttctatacctttcaccattttcatcggtcctatccttgtataaggctttacaacattccttcttagccttcacctttgtttgtacctcctcattccaccaccaagattccttttggtgtggggcaaagcccttggactctcctaatacctcttttgctacttttcggatacaactagccatggaatcccacatttggttagcttccccctctctatcccacacacactgggtgattactttctctttgaaaatggcttgtttttcttctttttgattccaccatctagtccttgggcacttccaagtcttgttcttttttctcactcttttgatatgtacatccatcaccaacaagcgatgttgattagccacgctctctcctggtataactttgcaatccttacaagttatacgatcccctttcctcattagaagaaaatctatttgtgtttttgacgacccactcttgtaggtgatcacatgttcttctctcttcttaaagaaggtgttggctaagaagagatcatatgccattgcaaaatccaagatagcttccccatcctcatttctctccccaaaaccatggccaccatgaaaacctccatagttgcctgtctccctgcccacgtgtccatttaaatctcctcctataaataacttctccgtctgagcaattccttgcaccaagtctccaaggtcttcccaaaatttctccttcgaactcgtatccaaccatacttgaggtgcgtacgcactaatcacattgataagttcttgtcctattacaatcttgattgccatgattctatctcctaccctcttgacatctacaacatcttgtgtcaaggtcttgtccacgatgatgccaacaccgtttctcgttctatttgtgcccgaataccatagtttaaaccctgagttttctagatcctttgccttacgaccaacccacttagtttcttgtaggcacataatatttatccttctcctcaccataacttctactacttccatagattttcccgtcaaggttcctatattccacgttcctaaacgcattttgctctcttgaactctacccttctgtcctagcttcttcacccttccccgtctaataggatcaaagtacttcttttgtgtgtcccgtgtaaagttgataggagcatatgctcccaaacaactttgagtggagtcgttcgaaaagaagtttctatagcccccttgctcatttaacactgcatccgggtgccgatggagatacagcgacccttgctcacttatcactgtgctcgggccacacagcgcgccacttacgggtgacgccctagctttagcgcaatttcgttctggattcattttcataaggattcgacgtgatcatggagtgccggctgtcgactacctgacgccctccccctcctcctttatccgggcttgggaccggcaatgtaagataaacttacacggcggagtttaTAATGATCTACAAACacgagaaaaaaataaaaagaagtattaacttttttttgttgaataatACACGCACCTTTTCAAGTGTAGAACATGTTGTTTTATGGCAAAACATAGCTTAGGACTCACGGTAACAAAAAGCTGGTGTAGAGTTCTCCCCTGAGTAGCCGAAGAACTCGGCTCAACCATGCTATTTGAACTACTACCGCATCCTTTCTCTGCCAAATGGTGACATTGTtcattttgaaataatttcatGGTTAAAACTGTTGTCTTCCCTGTTCCTGACCGTCCAACTATAAAGGTACTTTTATGATAAAGGATAATCTCCATTTCCTGGTCAGTTACTTCAAAAGGAAGATCCAACTCTTTACCCTCACGGTCAGACAGCAAGTGATTCACTACACCAGATGACAAGGCATAAAACTTCATGAGCAACAAACTCTCGCTGACCTGTGAATTCTCAACATAACTTCTACCATCCGAAGCATCACCAACAAAATCACTATCAGTTTCAGTGGCACTAAGATCTTTAAACCGAGGCACATCCAAAGAGGTTGGCCAGCACTTCGGAACTTCCAAGTTACTGGTCACAAatgacaaagaaaattaaaaattacttCAGAAGTTCAAAAGATTTAGAAAAGTTCGTACCTTCcataaagaaagcaatcataATTAACAATTCAGGCACGTTaagccaaaaaataaaaataaaactagaatGCAGAAGAACATACCCCTCAAGACATTTCTCATTGCAGCGATTGATAAAATCATCTGTATATCTCTTGAAAATACTAGCCAAACGATTTACCAATTTTGGGATGTCCTCTAGGGGCAATATGTCCCAAACCTTTAATACTTGAATGTATTTCAACTCCTTTGCAATGTCAATTGTGCAAACAATATATAGACCTCCAACTTTATATTGCCTCAAGATTGATGATGAGCCAGAACTAGTCTGgacatttttctttttaggtCTCCATCCACCGGAAAGCTTCAGTAGAAGATTTAGCACGGACTTCTTCAACTGAATTGACTTAAGTTTTCTGAACGACTTCAGAAAATTATCACTGAAAAGTACCTGAAGATAATAGATTGGGGGAAGAGGAACATAAAAATGAACATAGAAAATATTTAAGAAACCAGAAAGTCCAATATGAGAAAACATAATTTCGACTATAGAGATTTCATGAAAATAGACAAGGGAAAACTAGAAAGTAACCCAATCATAAATAAAAGCCCAGAGCTTTACCTTCCATCTAGAACTTCTGAAAAGTAAGCTGTCAGCATTAAGCAAATCATCAAACTGGTCTAACTCTTTCTTCGCCTCTAATATGGCCCTGGCCATATCCTTGTCTTCATCAGCATTAAAGAAACACCGCCGATTCCTGGCATCATGGACCAAATCCTCCCAAACAGATTCGCTACCACAAAGAGTTCTTTCATTTCCCAAAATCCAAAGGCAGTGCCTGAATTCATTAGACGACCAGTAGTTATTTTCACCCTTACCAACAAGTAAAAACGATGCAAAAGCGTACAAGTTTACATAGAACCATACCGAGCCCTAGTAAGAGCAACATTAACTCTTTGTGGATTCGATATAAAACCAAGTGAGTGATGTTGATTGGATCGCACAGTAGACATGATAATTATGTCCTCTTCCCCACCCTGGAACCCATCAACTGTCTTCACCTTCACTTTAAAGCCATCAAGCTTATCGTACTTCTGTCCAAGTTTGTCCTGAAGTGCAGCTACTTGAGCTGCATAAGGAGAAATTACACCGATACTGAGCTTCTCTTTTGAAACATCCCATTCTGTAtacaaagagagaaaaaagaaaactatcAGTTTTATCCAAACTAAGAAGTATTTAGCcattacaaaaaataataataataataaataagaacAAATAAATATTACAAGCATATAATAGAAACGTAATGGAAAATATTGAATTTGGAACATGAGCATGGCACCCTGGCTAGACATACTTTTGTACAAATTCTGCAGTATTTTCAAAGCAATTGCAACCTCTACCATATTCTTTGGACTATGTCCATCCTCGTCCTTCTCCTCTCTTCCATCAATTACATTAATAAAAGAATAAGGACCGAACATTGACCCTGGAAGAAAGTGTTTCTCATGGCTTCTCCTTTTAACATTAGGAGCATCCAGGATCTGGTTATAGTAGAAACTTGAATTTGGGAAGGAACTTATTGATGGATGCATTCTGTATTGCATGTTTAGAAGGTGTTTAGAGTGACCCATTGAGCTCAGCCTCTCAAACAAGCTTCTACCAAAACCAGCTTCATAGGACACCTAAGGAAGAAAGAATAAGTCAGAAAGAAAAATTGCAATCAGAcaaatgattaaataaatataacCAAGTAAGCATCAACATACATTGCTTTTCACCGTAGCTGGTAACTGACATTCATCACCAACAAGAACGGCATGCTTCACACCTGGAAGTTGCAGTGGTATAGTTGACTCGCACTCCTTCAATTGTGCAGCCTCGTCGATAACAACAACGGTCAGTGGCTCCATTTTCACTCTATGCAGTTTAAACGAACTGGATGCAGTGCAAAATATTAAGGAAGCTCTTTGAAAACAGAACTCCATTACAGATTTTTCGTTCCTAACATCTGGAAGGTCAAGTCCTCTAATCGAATTCTGAAGAGTACGTAATACTGAAAGGCACTTTCGTCTCTTCATGTACAGATGAAATGTGTCGCCTACTGGCTCTGGCACATCTTCAACTTCTGAATGAGAGAAAAGCTCTTCCAATACTTCAGAATCAACATTACCTTGCAACAATAGTAGTCCAAAGGAATCAACTAACCCTAAAAGCGAAATCATGTCTTGGAAATTTTGTGCCGAAATGTAATCTTGGCTTATATGGGTACAGAAGGTAGCAATACAACATTTTAAGGGTAATGCAGTAGGAACAAATCTCTCTctgaaaaattcaagaaacGATTTGCACTTCCCCTTGCTAACTTCGGTCTCACTTCCGCAACCTTTCCTCACCAGTTCACCATCACCgttttgttttttctctttGGCTAACTCATTTTCCAAGAAAATATGGTAATGTGAAACACAATCCTCAAGAAGCCCAATCATGGAAGAAGAGCAACTACTCCAACCTGTCACCGGCCCCAGGCATTCGAAAAGACTTTCAACACGGTGATCCAAATATATATCTTCAATATCAGAACCAACTTTGAGTCCCTCTTTTTtcccaaataaaataatttttcccAGAGGACAAAACAAAGCACTGGACTCTGCTTCAGTCACCATCTCTACAAGATGAGAAGCTACTTCAGTTACTGCAACATTTGTTGGGGCACAAACAAGAGTCCTACAATTCATCCTTAACAGGGTCAATAGCAGAGTAGCGGTGGATTTAGTTTTCCCTGTCCCAGGTGGACCCCATATAAGTTGCAAAGTAGACTTGGAATCACAAAACAGCATTTCAAGACAGGCCAAAACTGCCCCAGTTTGTGACTCATTCAATCCAGAAGATGAACACTCAAATAACAGCTTATCCCGAATGTCAGCATTCATTTCATACGAGGGAGGATAGTTTTCCTGAGCCTGTTACCAAGCATAACATATATAATCAACCCCAACGATAAATGACAGTGTTGAAATATAGTAACAGAAATTATTCGATCAAACTGAATGGAATAGTTAAATGGGAGAAAGAAAGAGACCGTAGAATCCAGAGTACACAATTGGAGTAGTACACATATACACACGACAGAAACTTTGATCGAAagataaaaatgaaagaaaatcatCACGCTTGTATCAAAATTATTAGAGTACCATACACAGCGTAAACTAACAAAAAAGGTAATTTGCTGCGTATTTTGTATAGTGTGTACATTACATATTACATCATGTATTATTGTCCACATACCATGAATAGGCCCCATTTCAGTGAATGCAATGCACAGAACTTAAGGTCTTACCACAGAATGAGTGCACAAAACATCCTTGATAATCTTCAGGTTTCCAAACATGTGCAATGCTGCCCATATTCTGCTATTAGTGATCAAATTCACAAGGAAAACAACAAATACTGATGCCGGAGTGCTCTTGTTATCGTTGACTTGAAACCTTTTTGATGCCTCGACTTTAAACTCTTTTATTTCAGTCTCTATTATCTCATCATTAAATTCATCTTCTCTCTTATTTTCTGAGATTTTATTTTCCGTGATGTTAGTGACCGATACAAAAGTCCATGACCTCCCTACCCTTTGTAAATCAGAAACAGTTTCGGGTTTCGCATCAGCTAAGACAAAAAGATCCCCAGGCAAAGTTTTGTATGGTTCCTTTCCACGTTCGCTGAACCTGTTTCGCCACTCATCAACCTTGATATTATATATCCATGTTTCATCAAACTTGGACTTGGATTCATTAAAAGCAACCACTTCAGCAAATGGTGCTCTGTCAATGGTTTCCATACTCGACTGCACCTTTGCACGAGTTTCCTCTAATAAAGGAAATGAATAGGACCCAAAATAATGCAGAGCTGAATCGAATGATTCAGGAATCTTCTTCACCTAGAAAAGTAAAAGTTCAGACAAGTTAGTTGATAAATCTATAGATGATGACATTGCATGAAGAAATTATAGAAGCTCAAATATATTGCATTCACAGACGTTGAAAGCGAGTTCTCTAGCCACAGCATAAATCTTTACTTTAACCAACTCTAATGGTTGAGTATAACTAGCTTAAGACTGCACATTACAAGTAAACTTATAAgataaattaggttctcatccctcatttttcattttcattaattaaaaccttatttctttttcatttttgatcaaggtcccttgactAATCTCAGGTCCAATGCTGGCAGGGCGACCGTCCGGGGCCCAAAATAAttgggggcaccaaaattattagggtggtatatttatatatgttttcataagagtataaatttataaaatgcggtttaatgacaaagaaatttaatttgaactgctggttttgttgtttgaaattaatgaggaggtattgggttcaaaacaccatgtatGCTTATTTacctttcaatttttacaaatttcttttcataagagtataaatatataaaatttggttaaacaattaagaagtttaattagaatcaatggtttttgttgtttaaaattaacgagaggtcctaagttcgaaatgctaagtgcatgtttattctttttaatttttacgaatttttgtttggttgttaatttatttttaattagtagctagtagctagtagctatgtggattgttatttttaaacatttgttCCAATTccagtctaatcttcaacaaagagtaATGCGTTGACCAAATTCTTAgatcaaatttgcaaacataTGACATGTcctcaaaaaaattaatttagtacccatttattacttatacata
This window harbors:
- the LOC126634486 gene encoding uncharacterized protein LOC126634486, encoding MSASDRFMDTVFSWSLEDIFNDNLYKNQVKKIPESFDSALHYFGSYSFPLLEETRAKVQSSMETIDRAPFAEVVAFNESKSKFDETWIYNIKVDEWRNRFSERGKEPYKTLPGDLFVLADAKPETVSDLQRVGRSWTFVSVTNITENKISENKREDEFNDEIIETEIKEFKVEASKRFQVNDNKSTPASVFVVFLVNLITNSRIWAALHMFGNLKIIKDVLCTHSVAQENYPPSYEMNADIRDKLLFECSSSGLNESQTGAVLACLEMLFCDSKSTLQLIWGPPGTGKTKSTATLLLTLLRMNCRTLVCAPTNVAVTEVASHLVEMVTEAESSALFCPLGKIILFGKKEGLKVGSDIEDIYLDHRVESLFECLGPVTGWSSCSSSMIGLLEDCVSHYHIFLENELAKEKKQNGDGELVRKGCGSETEVSKGKCKSFLEFFRERFVPTALPLKCCIATFCTHISQDYISAQNFQDMISLLGLVDSFGLLLLQGNVDSEVLEELFSHSEVEDVPEPVGDTFHLYMKRRKCLSVLRTLQNSIRGLDLPDVRNEKSVMEFCFQRASLIFCTASSSFKLHRVKMEPLTVVVIDEAAQLKECESTIPLQLPGVKHAVLVGDECQLPATVKSNVSYEAGFGRSLFERLSSMGHSKHLLNMQYRMHPSISSFPNSSFYYNQILDAPNVKRRSHEKHFLPGSMFGPYSFINVIDGREEKDEDGHSPKNMVEVAIALKILQNLYKKWDVSKEKLSIGVISPYAAQVAALQDKLGQKYDKLDGFKVKVKTVDGFQGGEEDIIIMSTVRSNQHHSLGFISNPQRVNVALTRARHCLWILGNERTLCGSESVWEDLVHDARNRRCFFNADEDKDMARAILEAKKELDQFDDLLNADSLLFRSSRWKVLFSDNFLKSFRKLKSIQLKKSVLNLLLKLSGGWRPKKKNVQTSSGSSSILRQYKVGGLYIVCTIDIAKELKYIQVLKVWDILPLEDIPKLVNRLASIFKRYTDDFINRCNEKCLEGNLEVPKCWPTSLDVPRFKDLSATETDSDFVGDASDGRSYVENSQVSESLLLMKFYALSSGVVNHLLSDREGKELDLPFEVTDQEMEIILYHKSTFIVGRSGTGKTTVLTMKLFQNEQCHHLAEKGCGSSSNSMVEPSSSATQGRTLHQLFVTVSPKLCFAIKQHVLHLKRFACGGSDSTEKVLIDMADFDEEEFQFKDIKDSFQDIPPDSYPLVITFHKFLMMLDGTLTNSYFERFLDPTTLTHGQLRSSRSVALQTFIRTKEVNYERFSSSYWPHFNMQLTKQLDASRVFTEIISHIKGGLGAIEAGDGRLGREDYVELSEGRVSNLSKQKREVIYDIFQAYEKMKLESREFDLADFVIDLHRRIRHEKCVGDQMDFVYIDEVQDLTMSQIALFKHMCNNVEDGFVFSGDTAQTIARGIDFRFQDIRHLFYKKFVLESRGNKHQERKEKGQISEIFHLTQNFRTHAGVLKLSQSIVELLYRFFPLSIDILKPETSLIYGEAPVLLESGEDENAIIRIFGNSGIDNSNIVGFGAEQVILVRDVGAQKEIFKIVGKQALVLTIVECKGLEFQDVLLYNFFGSSPLKNQWRVIYDYMKEQDLLDSTLPQRFPSFSEAKHNILCSELKQLYVAVTRTRQRLWFCENVEELSKPMFDYWKKKCLVQVRQLDDSLAQAMQVASSPEEWKSRGIKLYHEHNYEMATMCFERAGDTYWERRSKAAGLKAIADRMRTSNPSEANTILKEAAEIFDAIGKADSAARCFSDLGEYERAARIYLDKCGDLERAGECFSLAGCYQDAADVYAKGNFFSECLSVCAKGKLFEMGLKYIKYWKQHPIKDSAVARRGEGMDEIEQAFLESCALHYHKLKDNRSMMNFVRAFHSIISMRNFLKEHAGLDELLLLEEGFGNYLEAAEIAKLKGDIILEADFLEKAGKFREASLHILFYVLANSLWSYGGKGWPVKQFSQKEELLSKAKSCAKNETESFYEFVCTEVEVLLNEQSNLFVFKNHMNACQRHSSVGGEILSSQKILDAHLSSSADKYVWEEMLVDDLIKCSANGISENQVSMDSLIYFWNFWKDKIAHIFEYLRCLETQEVSEYKSYGEFCLNYLGVWRMYHNLSPVYVLLIPDADWVRGLNKSYFRNQGKLVSVDAHQLASAARNYWSSELLSVGMKVLDKLEKLYKFPIKNAESVFCRSRCLTYIYEVSVYLLQSKCLTLRYHDAERLHKCVTFSIESIVPLVFPLDWRNSLREKLISLRRTDASKNVLKQVIQEFTRSKNELSWGQIGKLVMVILGTGKLNNQLYEKLVRKLDCNPPWQVFIENLCGNIERGNTGQEPKEVSVMLRFHEALAGTYNVNWRAVKDYITPGCFLYLLERLLIWATCFQGYAITTSSCFIEWLIYQGEDTSLSLRGADVRPSLDGVLRFVIDVVRDCIFNKVDMVEWIKKSIKDWMNYYSLLMVRLVVVLCLVYVNFGIGLDLLHDLLGRNYITEQLPSEFYNALKSRSGKSVRLDVNVLAAALKKVGNTLVIASFGTNCSRWLCSDAVFVDMMPNQSRDDIFRKLFPKPPVLKASEAGSSSRVLCATNSEEGKTGAALDKPCDAGESHTIGEGNCESNKSPKSQQTDVASVPSETRDSHNIGEENRIRNESDLLADAASGSQCTGNKGKTKNKNKNKRGKNKKGRK